The genomic window AAACTGCACATCGTCAATGATTAAAACATCTAAGGAGCGGAACTTCTCCTTAAACTGAGACATCTTGTTGCTTTTTAATGCCTGAATCAACTCATTTACAAATACTTCTGACGAAACAAAAAGAACTTTCTTTTGCTTGCGCCACGCGAAATTGCCAATGGCGTTAACTAAATGAGTTTTTCCTAAACCAACACCACCATAAACAAAAAGCGGATTGTACCTACAACCAGGCTGCTCCGCTACGCTTTTTCCAACCGCATGCCCTAGCTGATTACAAGCCCCTACAACAAAATTAGCAAAACTATATTTGGGATTTAAATTCGCCTGAGCAAGAGAAGTTTTTGTAACTCGCGCATTATTTGCACGCGAGGAAGAACTACTAGAATTAAAAGCTAAGGATTTTTTTTCGCCACAAGAACCGCCTTTTTCCTCAGCTGATTTAACTTTGTCATTCTTAATTTCCTCCCTAGCAGAGCGTAGCTTATTGCCATTGCCTGAAACCGACAACAATAGCTCTATGTTGTTTTTATTCAAATTAACAATACTACAGCTCTCGGCAATAGCCGAACAAATTAAATCGCCATATGCACGCTTAATGTGATCGCAATAAAACTTATTGGGAGCTAAAAGAGTAATTTCCAGTTTTTGAGGTGAGGAAGATTGCAAAAAAAGTGGCAAATTAATACGTGATGGAATGAGCGGTTTAATCCACGCAGAAAAAATTTGAAAATCCAACGTGGCCTGAAGAACCTTACAAGCCCCATCCCAAATGCGAACCTCGTTAGCTTCAGCGACAATGTCGCCAGCTATATTATTTTCGCTACCATCATTATCAACGATATTGCTTATTGCTTCCAAGCTCCGAACCGCTCCGACAAATGGCAATGCTAACCTACTTCACCAGAAAATATGGGAACCATCAAAGAACATCTTCTACTCGTAACCATAGGAAAGTCTATTACCTAGAACTAAAAAGGAAGCAAATGGTTAGAACCTAAGTTGAGCTAACTTAAAGTTGATCACATAGAGATTTCAACTGCATGCGGCGAAAAAAAATTTAAAAAAAATTTTGTTAAT from Deltaproteobacteria bacterium includes these protein-coding regions:
- the dnaA gene encoding chromosomal replication initiator protein DnaA, whose amino-acid sequence is MEAISNIVDNDGSENNIAGDIVAEANEVRIWDGACKVLQATLDFQIFSAWIKPLIPSRINLPLFLQSSSPQKLEITLLAPNKFYCDHIKRAYGDLICSAIAESCSIVNLNKNNIELLLSVSGNGNKLRSAREEIKNDKVKSAEEKGGSCGEKKSLAFNSSSSSSRANNARVTKTSLAQANLNPKYSFANFVVGACNQLGHAVGKSVAEQPGCRYNPLFVYGGVGLGKTHLVNAIGNFAWRKQKKVLFVSSEVFVNELIQALKSNKMSQFKEKFRSLDVLIIDDVQFIAGKERTQEELFHTFNSLYAKQSQIILTADKIPQELVTLEERLRTRFACGLTVDLQAPDFETRVAILMKKAEALNISLPPEVAKLLAEKIDSNVRELEGALNRFNAMSALNGQNLNIDLVESALRTIVPEKSRAITIELIQKTVAEKYGVSVRELVGKRRNQSVVLPRQIAMYLCRKLTTCSFPEIGALFGGRDHSTVVYAIRSIDERKHDTNSITSDLRLIESRLTGTSSNI